The window CAAGGCATCAAGGACGCGTACCTGGAGCGGATCTTCGAACCCTTTAGTCGACTGGCGGGGTCGGATAGCGAAGGTGTCGGCTTGGGACTGGCGATCTGCCGTCGGGTGGTCGAAGCCCACCATGGTCAGATTTGGGCGGTGTCCGAGCCTGGGGTAGGGTCGACCTTTCGCTTCACGCTCCTGAAATCGCCTCCAGACGATTCCCAGAAAGTCGTGTGATCCGACCTCAGGAACGAAAAAGCCCCGCTGAAATCGTTCAGCGAGGCTGGGGGATAAATCGAAGCTCGCGGCCGGGCGAAGCCGCTAGTCGGTATGGGCCAGACCGTAGCCACGCTCGCCGTGCACGGATTGGTCCAGTCCGGTGATTTCGCTTTGGGTGTCGATGCGGAAGCCGACCGTGCGGGTGACGAGGATGCAGATGACCCAAGTGGCGATAGCGGAAAGGGCTATGGTCACGCCCATGCCGAGAGCTTGGATGCCGAATTGATCCCACACGGTCCAGGTGCCCGACTCCGTATTGGCGGCGGCCTCAGCCATCCAGCTCGGGCGAATCAAAAAGGCCAGCATGAGCACGCCAAGTCCCGAGCCAACCCCGTGGATGCCAAAGCAGTCCAGACTGTCGTCGTAGCCGAGAATATCCTTCATCTTGAGAGCAAGGAAACAGACTGCTGACGAGGCGCAGCCCAGAAGGATGGCTCCGACCGGCTGCACCACGCCAGCTGCCGGCGTGATGACCACCAGTCCGGCCAGGATGCCGGAGACGAAGCCCAGCGAGGTGACCTTGCGGAATTTGATTGCTTCGATGGCGGTCCAGGCGAGGGCGCCGCTGGCGGCGGAAATCTGCGTCATGGTCAGGGCCCGAGCGGTGTCGAGTCCGCTACCCAAGGTGGAGCCGGCGTTGAAGCCGAACCAGCCTACCCAGAGAAAGCCCGCTCCCATCATAGTCATGACCAGGTTGTTGGGATTGATCAGTTCCTTGGCATTGCCACGGCGTTTTCCGAGGAAATAGGCCACGACCAAGGCGCTGGTGCCTGCGGAAACGTGGATCACCAAGCCGCCCGCCAAGTCGATGACTCCGTTCGCCCCGATGTTGAAGAGCCAGCCGTCGCTGGCCCAGACCCAGTGGCAGAGCGGGGAGTAGACGAACAGGAACCAGAGGGCGATGAACAGGCAGTAGCCGCGGAAGTAGACGCGCTCCGCCAACGCTCCACTGATCAAAGCGGGCGTGATGATGGCGAACTTGCCTTGG of the Pelagicoccus sp. SDUM812003 genome contains:
- a CDS encoding ammonium transporter produces the protein MKRLKPSSLALIALLTLPQFSHAQSGMADGAVDTGTTAWMMISTALVLFMVPGLAMFYGGLVRTKNVLSTMMHSFVSMAIIGVLWVICGYSLTFGENILGGFVGWNPDYFMLSGIDDHIVDGVPEYILAMFQGKFAIITPALISGALAERVYFRGYCLFIALWFLFVYSPLCHWVWASDGWLFNIGANGVIDLAGGLVIHVSAGTSALVVAYFLGKRRGNAKELINPNNLVMTMMGAGFLWVGWFGFNAGSTLGSGLDTARALTMTQISAASGALAWTAIEAIKFRKVTSLGFVSGILAGLVVITPAAGVVQPVGAILLGCASSAVCFLALKMKDILGYDDSLDCFGIHGVGSGLGVLMLAFLIRPSWMAEAAANTESGTWTVWDQFGIQALGMGVTIALSAIATWVICILVTRTVGFRIDTQSEITGLDQSVHGERGYGLAHTD